The Diabrotica virgifera virgifera chromosome 4, PGI_DIABVI_V3a genome segment aaaatttgaaagaatgaaatgtcctatattatgcaatttaaaaaatttgatagcagatttaaatataacatttttatgggtcaaaggtcatacaggtatactaggtaatgaaaaagctgatagTTTGGCTAAGGAAGCAGTACTTAACGGAgttctttgtaatatttatacattaccagacgtctttcatttgataaaaaataaaataagattaaaatgggaacgacagtgggaaaatactgtagaaaactcacaaaatacctactttaaaatacATCCTACCCTACCATCCCCACCTCTATATATTTTCAACTACCCTACTTCAAAATTCTTTTCGGCAAGTGTTTTTCGACTTAAAACAAATCATGGGCGATTTCCATCGCACCTTGCTAAGCTGGGCATTATACAGTCCTCGGCCTGTTGTTGTGATCAGAACTCTTACGgagatctaaatcatatatttttcggttgcaaaaaacatttaaaaaaatccaatgatttaattcgtacacttattgaaatgaaatattttcttccattaaatctcacacacattttgttagctgccaataaaaacaccttggaacttttagtaaattttattaaagaaaataaaatacaaatttaaaacggcataacccacatctctgtagttatactataagaaaattccttttacacctttctgtggcaaatggacttgattccatgccattatctttccacacacacacacacaccaataataatttaattggaacgtacacaaatattggGGAGGAGctacaaaacccccataaaatttttatggggtgcacaaatttcactgttattttttaaagatattcctgccgtaagaatgccacatgtccatttttaataaaaaatctcttatataaggtaagttaggttcaatagaactatttttggtcccaaaatatatGATTTTATTTATGATCTCTCTTTTCGTTACTGTATAtccaatttttataaatataataatactaCAAATTTACTTACCCGTTGTTGATTTTGCAATTTGCGCTAAAACAAATAATACGTTGTTACTTTTTCGTTGATCtctttttttgcaataattaaaattatttattttaaacaaaactgtaACAATTTAACACTAAAATTTATACATTGAGCACGTAAAGAtttgaataaattcattttttgacGATTTGGGAGATAAATCCTAAAATATGTCGATTttgatggactgatgacatcaactGAATGGCTGGCCACGAAAGAATGCAAAtaaaaacagcaaacagatatgaatggaTACACttaagggaggcttacatccgaAAATGGATGGAacagctgttgatgatgatgatgattaaatTAAAACTTACAGCAGTCAGATTCCTCGGTACATCCAGGTAAATGAACATTCCACAAAAGAGGATCAGGGCAAATCATATGCTGTTTTACGTTGTTAATACATTCGTAAAATGCTTGACAGTTTGTTGTATCTGGAAAATATTCGCCGTTTGTGTCACACCTAAGCCATGGAGGTATTGTTGGTTGCGTTGTTCCGGCTGTTGTTGGAGTAGTTGTGGGAGTTGTTGTTGGAGTAGTTGTTGGAGTAGTTGTTAGAGTAGTTGGAGTAGTTGTTGGAGCAGTTGTTGGAGTTGTTGGAGCTTCTGTTGGAGCTGGAGTTGGTTTAgctaaaaattgaaaatatcgtATTTTGGTAGTTTAGTTTTGTTTAGATTAAGATTCATTTCAAgattaaaatattatttagtGAAATAGTCTAAAATTCAATCCAAAGATATTTAAAGGTTTCATTGGGAAGGAGtgaaaaatattattgaaatttgATTCTCAAAAACTATCTAAATACGAAaatattaattgatggattcgaccgttacttgatggaagttcattttatctcataataaaacactgaaaacgtttgttttctatacttccacttcaaatgaagaggttgaggagtggggagctgtttgtcttgagttggtcatttagaattatatctgtatttttcagtttattaatttccatagattctaaaaaagatagcttaaggcttttattttgaatatgcagaatttgaaactcttcattgaaagaatgattatgatctagaaagtgaagtgcgtatgtagaagtgtctgtttttctattgttgaatgcccttttgttttctgctatccgtttgtcaaaagttctgccagtttgaccgatgtacgttttcggacagtcaccacacgctagtttgtacacaccactctgtagttgctttctctttcggcttttattgttcttaatatatttgtttaagttgttgttagttctgaatgctggtgttattcctttcttttttatgtatctggctatttttgttgttatcttgccagcatatgtgagagagcagaaggtactgggttctttctgtggtggtggatacactaatttcagggctttcttatggagtttttggtttaaaattttgttaactgtttgttcgttatagccgttgtttactgctatttgtttaatgatgtttagttctatctcgaagttattttttgtcatgggacacaattcatcatcccatcctacacaacacaaattagcagcctaccatagcatgatacatagactggcagaaattcccatgacaaaaaataacttcgagatagaactaaacatcattaaacaaatagcagtaaacaacggctataacgaacaaacagttaacaaaattttaaaccaaaaactcaataagaaagccctgaaattagtgtatccaccaccacagaaagaacccagtaccttctgctttctcacatatactggcaagataacaacaaaaatagcccaGAAACAGAAATACATAAAAGAGAAAGGAGTAACACCAGcattcagaactaacaacaacttaagcaaatatattaagaacaataaaagccgaaagagaaagcaactacagagttgtgtgtacaaactaacgtgtggtgactgtccgaaaacgtacatcggtcaaactggcagaacttttgacaaacggatagcagaacacaaaagggcatccaacaatagaaaaacagacacttctacatacgcactttaccttttagatcataatcattctttcaatgaagagtttcaaatcctgcatattcaaaataaaggccttaagctatcttttttagaatctatggaaattaataaactgaaaaatgcagatataattctgaatgaccaactcgagacaaacagctccccactcctcaacctcttcagttgaagacttaaaaagcaaacacattgtaaactatatcacttgagaaaggcactctgccgaaacagctgtagtcacttagttataataaattctgtggaagtatagaaaacaaatgttttcagtgttttattatgaGACGAAAATATTGTCTAACAGTGAAACACTAAAAGATTTTGTTTTCCATATTTCCTCAAAATTTATTAGAAGGTAACTGAAACTTCAGCAGTTTCGCCAAATTGCCTTTTTTAAGTGATGTATTTTATTGTGAGTCTCACTTTAAACTCTCTAATTgaatatagtccaagtaatgaagcttaaaataggacaaaacctcgtaatttttacagaatggatcgatttccttgaaagtttgagaataagtagtggatagtccaaggatcaaaatctatatgatgtcgaaaggcgcttttaccatgggggtggttgccaccccatctgggggtggaaattttttattatattttgaccacaaaacttggtaaaaaacattaattcttagcaaaaaatgtttcacacatttttttgataaaattaatagttttcgatttatttgctatcgaaagtgttagttttgtatcgaaaaaatcaatgtttttaataagttttctgcatATAACTCTACTTAACAAAAATGtgccttttgaaaaaataaacaaaaccgtttttttaattttctttaagagcaatagtaatcgagctatactttattatatatgttagctcttcttcgtcaaatgctaaatattgtagtttcaaagtcaaaagacgggaaaactatgcatttttcgagaataacttaatcaaactaatttaaattatttaaaaatatatatctcctGGAATAAAAacaagtctttagctcaaaaattaagtgacttataatgaaaagagtGTCAGTCCATATtattttcagcgaaaaagtgaccGGAAGCAACCTCCCAATCACTACCTTAATTAagattagtcattgaccttatttattcttctttatttttgtattattaataggttcttgTTAATTggttctagaggtttgaccggcttagaatggttagctaaaaaaaaatggaattaaaaGTGAATAACTAATTTtagtagtttggaaaaaatggccttttcttcagaatagaaagattagcatcagagataccaaaaacatgtttaaatatgaaattgtagtttaTTAGTTCACAAGAACCTTGTTTgcaatttttctacggcaaaaagtGTGAGTGAGATATTGACAATTAATACTTGTaacaacatgcaaaaaccacctttaccaaccctttcaatgtcatctctttttgcgactgagaattttaaaaagatttaatattaatagttttATAGATCTtgcaaaaacctacaaaattctttttaacaaactttctaagaaaaaaaaataaaaaagttacagtcaaaaagtcaatatatttttttgaaaaaaaaaaaaaaaagaaggaatccaataattggaagcataataatgtaagttagcggtgtttttagtcattggccttatctattcttctttttttttatgtattattaacagattctagaagtttgactggcttaaaatgattaggttttaaaaaactggagttaaaagcgaataacgaatttttgtagtttggtaaaaactgccatttccttcagaataaaaagattagcatcagagatacaaaaaaatgtttgaatatgaaattgtaggttatttaattcccaagaacttggtttgaaaaaaaatttctacggcaaaaattgagtgaattataaatgagtatatcgaaaaacattgatttttttcgatataaaactaacactttcgatagctaataaatcgaaaactattaattttgtcaaaaacatgtattaaacattttttgcttaaaatgaatgtttttatcaacctTTGCGGTCAAcatataaaaaatttccacccccgagatggggtgccaaccacccccaaggtaaaagcgcctttcagcatcatatagattttgatccttggactatccattacttattctgaaattttcaagcaaatcgatccattctgtatgAATttcgaggtgaaatgcttcggtttcTCGACTAATAGGTTGAGGAGTGCGGAGCTGTTTGTCCCAAATTGGTCATTCAgcattatatatgtattttttattttattaacttccatagattctaattatttattttgaatatgaagaattttaAGCTGTTCaataaaagaatgattatgatcaaGAATGTGAAGTAAGCACGTGAGCGAGTAGAATCTGTTTTTATATTATCGAAAGCCCTTTTGTGATCTACTAGaagtttgtcaaaagttctgtcaatgtgaccgatgtaagttttttgGACACTTACCACATGCTACtttgtatacaccactctgtAACTGCTCTTTCTTCTGGCTCTTATTGTTGTTAATGGATTTGCTTAAGTTATTTTTTGTTCTGAAAGTTGGTGTTATTTCTCTCATTTTTATGTGTTTGGATATTTTTGTTAGTATCTTGCCTGTATATGTATTAGAGCAGAAGATAGTTACTAAGTTTTTTGTGCGGTGGTGGGAAGACTAATTTCATGGATTTCTTATGCAgtatttgctttaaaattttgttatttgtttattCGTTTAaacattgtttactgctattttgGTTAATGCTGTTCAATtatatctcgaagttattttgtGACATGAGAAGTTCTGTCCCCTTATTTATGGTAGGCTgttatggtaggctgctaatttatgATTTCAGTATCAGTATTATAAAAGTCCCctgttttataccgctaacgcggctttgggattatagcagagaaggtaacagggccagtgctacgcttaaACCGCCTATTAtaacccctggttttacccaaggtattCATTTTTATTCAAGCTGAGTCTACCTGAGGCctatagatattttaaaaatctgtaaATGTTCTCGCCGTCGGTCGCTGGGTTCGAATTGCGGCCTAcctgcgtggaagtcagacatGTAACTGCCTGAGCTATCCGGGCTTTTTCAGTATCAGTAACAGATAATAAAGATAATGTAATATATACCTGTCACCTGttacagtttttgagtattttttcTCGATTGTTGTATATAGTGCATTATCTCGCTTTGTTTTTTGAAATGCCCGAAGTAAAAGACGTCCCATAAGACTGCTTCCTATAATTTTAAGTCaaagttgtttttattttaatatctgcaactttttataaaatataataatactaaattaTGTACTTACCTGTTGTTGAGCGAGAAACTTGCGCTAAAACAAATAGTACGTTGTTAATTTTTGGCTAGTAGTATTACACAGTTGtattaatttaatagttttttagtTCATACATCACACTCTATTAGCTTAACACTTAAATTTATATAAACTAAAATCAAAacaaagatgcactagaaataaacaaaccaatatatagtccgtccgctataccTTTTCCCATGCgatacgattcattttcaatcaaattaagtcaaaacagaaagtgaaacgtacacCGATGTATGTAGTGTATAGTatataatatacaaaatgtatatacacatcgacgttcgtttcaatttatgttttgacttaatttgattgaaaatgaatcgtaccgcatgggaaaagttatagcggacggactttTACATGTAAGAGACGTTGAATATTATGAGGAGCACTcgcaaatcatgatttacaatgtaaaaattttgtaaatcatgatttgggatttacaatgtacatacattgtaaatcatgatttattagtgctccttgtaacatttaacgtgccttggtttgtttatttctagtgcatctttattgtgattttagtatagcttTGAAGTAATACAAGGCCTATTAAAGATGTGTTAAAGATACAGAATTATAAAAGTGTTAAAAGTTGTGGTTACGAGGAGTGCTGCGAATCTTTTAAAAACGATGTAAATATATTGTAAAAGTAAAGTTTTTATTCGCTACtaattgaattttattttgatatgtTAAAATAACACTTACAGCAGTCAGAGGTAATGCTACATCCAGGTATATGATCATTCCACAAAAGAGGATCAGGGCACACATTATGTATTTTTTCTCCATTAATACATTCATAAAATCCTTGACAATTAGTTGTATCTGGAAAATATTCACCATCCCTGCTACATGGCTCATTTCTTACGGCTTCTGCTGGTATTTTTGCtaaaatatataactttatgTAGTTAGTAATGACTTGACGAACGTAGCTGACGAACATTGTCATTAATAATAACATTAATGATCGTGTAACGTTGACAAAGATGGAATGACTGACAGTAATGATGCAAATCAGGATTTTCTGTTTTTGGCACATCATTACTATAAACGGGAAGGGATACTCTCAGTACTAATGATCATGTACGGTGAGGTGAATCATTACTTTATCATTACTACATCATTACCCAGGGTATTTGTCTAGGAAAGTATGGAGCACTTATTTAAATACTTTGaattcttatttttattattttatatatgaCTTAATTATATGATACCAAATATATCATTTCTTCTCATTCTGATTTCGTATATTTAAGTACATATTTCTTTGTAAATTGACCTGTTTTCATAGTTAACACTGCCTTTTTTCATACTTTGGGTAAATATTCTAAGGGAAAAGCCTTTAACCGTCGAGTCATACAATTTATACAACATCAAATCTGATTTTTACAggattatttaataaaaatactttaattagaattaactgaaaatattgcccaacaaatttttaagggtactccagtCGGACGCTCTAAAGTTGACGGTTTCACGCAACGTCTATATTTACTAGATACTTcaccaaaatttttgattttttatttgttctcttgatatttaaaataaaaatgatattttctaAGTGTGTGCCCAAGACATGATATAATAATTTCTTACTTACCGATAGTGCTGTCAACAATCAGGACGGCGACAAATATTAAATTTGAAGCTGAAAGAACAAAAACTCTTTCGAGGtaaacaaaaaacataatgtgATATTTACTTACAATGCATGGTGTATACCTTGTAATCACTTTCAAAACAAGTGAGAAAACTTTATCAAACTACCCTATTTATCTACAAGTGTAAACTGATTTTTTCTATAGTTAATCTAGAAGTTTCATGGTAACtataataattattgatttattcaCTCCGGATAATACCACTTAATCATTAGCATTAAAAGATTAGTACAGAAATATTTATCAGGTATGTGTAAACAATAAgaattgtttttaataaaatgcagtttagatattctgaGAAATGAGATATATTCTTGAAAATATCTATACCTATTGCTTTTTAAAATATCTAGATATAATATGAAATAAGCACTGTTAATTTAATGATGGGTATCAAGTTTTATTGTAACTATACCAAGTGATTTATTTGCTCTGGATAATACGACTTTAAATTTGGTAATAAAAGGttactataaaaaatatattttttaatataggtaCAACTGAGGCGTCGATCACCAGGGCTCGATTATAAGAGGCGCAGTCGATcaacaagtttagtggatttgcgatcgagGGTTCGAGCCTCAGCCAGGTCATTTGAAATATTATTAAAAGGCCAACGTCGGTAGTATAAAGTTCAATATAGTCTACGTCTTGGTCTGAaataagctggtgtctgatcggcctatgaaggagaggtacggcaagggataagagCTTGCGGcatggtgatactcctccatagatatCTACCGAATACCGCACTATGCGCACTACACTAGTTCATATGGTTTAGTTCTTTTGAGCCGTCTGGTCTGGTTCGTGTTGTCAAGTAGCTGGAGGGCCTCAACATTCACGTGACGGTGGAGCCTATCTTCGTGGTTCCGGGCAAGTTTAGATATAGTCTGTCTAACGGTGTCGATCCCCAGATTATTGTAGATGATACTGTTTCTAATGTACCAGTGGGCATCTAGGATGTTCTTTAGTACCTTGTTTTGCAAGCGTTGAATTATTTGAATATTGCTTTCGCTGGCACACCACCATAGTTGTATGCCATAACTCCAGACAGGCTTGAGGATTTGATTGTAGAGTAGCAACTTATTATGAATTGATAATTTGGAGTCACGTCCaagcagccaatacattttttttatatctaattCCAACCTcttgtcttttatttttaatatgtgctttccacctgagtcTTCCATCAAGAGTGATACCAAGTTATTTTGCAGTATTCTTATATAGAACCTATTTATCATGTATTCTGATTGGTATGCATTGCCTAATTTTATTGGTAAAATCAAGAAGTAAAATTTAATGACTTGATTTATTGAAACAGTAGGATAAACATTTgtaaagaacaaaaaaagaaatagATTAGGagcaaaacaaaaatataatatgcaGGATAACATGCTGCCAAACTGAattggagcttcgcaggacacaatgcccgactgaggGATAAAatatggaatcacgaaatacaacaatggagaccatgctTAGGAAGGAGAATTAGAGGAAGGTtacaaatgagatgggctgatgacattAAGAAGTTTGGAGGACAAAACAATAAGCAACTGGCGCATAATAGAAAACACTGCATTGAGTTGCGGAAGGCCTATGTTCAAAGATGGATTACTTAAGTCTGAAGAAGAAGTAAGTTAAAAGACGCTATTATTGTAGGCTATTTTAACAAAGTGCGATATCCTACTATCCTACATATAGTTCTTCCACTGTACCTTTGCACATCGTCATTATTCGTATTCAAGGAAAAAACCAAAATATGTGAGCCAAACCTAAGTCCGTTATAAGAATTAGAAAATGGCTATTATTTCAATGgacttttttatatttctcttttatgtcattatttgtcaTATAGGTTGTCCAATATCATCTacgttaaataaatatttaaaccgTAGTAATCAGAAAAAATAACGTTACGgattctcgactttgttttacggaatggaagcttggaccttgaatcaTCAATAAAGAAACTGGAATCATTCGGGTTGTGAGTATATAGCAGAattctcaaaatattttttaagcaAAAAAGTAAACATTTTGGCGGGTATTTTTCATTCCCATTATTAGATAATGTAATGTTTTAAATAAAAcgagcggttcgtatttatataggtacgactttattatttatttatacagtacCTCGCACAAACCTTATAGAAATTAGGTCCCaatggatttagttcatactttgagAAAATACTATTTGCAGCATTGTGATGAAAAGTTCTTATGGGCAcaactcgatcgtatggaggattttcaagaaatagaggcacaaactcggaaaaatataagatttactgggtattacAATTCCTGAGttctggttatctggcaacatgtagaagtttggatcaaagaaaagtactagtagtctaggatttttccTGTCTATCCAAtagcgacctttactttgaccttgacgtTCAACGGAATtcatcttctagagtttagagggttttcgaggtcgctggagggttttttgaggtcgataaGCACGAATATACCACCAAAActgactcccggagcacctggtttccaaggtcaatgaaagggtctcctggagtttcgagggtcttagGTACTACATtagtgcaaacggattagttataggtttttggggttgctgaaaacgaatacgtTATCAGCACAGACATAGGAGAACCTGGTGCCTCAGGCAGGTGATCTCCGAGAGTTTCGGAGGAATGAAATGGATAACtcttgggtttttggggttgctcaAAATGCATGCACTATCAGATTCGACCcacgaatcacattgtgcctacgacatcttctggagtttagagggttttcggataaaattaaattgataaaaacggattactcgtggctttttggggtcgctaaatgccatcagatccgacccacggagcacctgatGCCTAAGGTTATTCATCTTCTCGAGTTTCAAGagtttttggcattaaattgatacgaatacattactcatggctttttggagttgctgaacacgaatacgccatcagaacagacaccggagtACCTAtcgcctaaggcacgtcatcttttggtgtttcgagagttttcggtaataagttgatgcaaacggattggtACACACCGAGTACTCGGAGGTTTTCTGATGAGTTGCTGTTTAAAGAAAGCGTACATACAAACTggtgaaaagttttttttttgtatttgtagATTTGTATtaaaatacagtcggaaaaatgaaagaatacccatgaacgaacatataaaacacgctgtattttcctgtcaccgtctcacacaaaaaattggccagcgcaagtacatgtaataattattgttacatgtacttgcactggacaattttctttgtgacacggtgacaggaaaatacagcgtgttttatatgttcgctcatgggtattctttcatttttccgactgtaactaTATTCTGCTATTCAATTcttttaattatttatcaatataaactcaatttatatctgacaatgtttttccttcatttattttaagatcgatttactatattctattttGATAGTGTTATTCATCGTAGTCAATAGATACTCCAGAGTcttttatctaagtcatattcgtgttcagcaaccccaaaacgCAAGGGTAAaccgcttgcatcaatttagtaacgaaaacactcgaaaccccagaagatgacgtgcctgaGGCACAAGGTACCCCGATATCTGCTCTGATGGAGTATTTGTGTTCAGCTGCCCcaaaacccatgagtaatacccatctgcatcaatttaatgccgaaacctgtcgaaactccagaaggagacctgccttaggcaccaggtgctccttgGGATGGAGCTGATGGCGTATTCACGTTCAGCAGTCCAAAAAACtgtgagtaatcagtttacattaattAAGTAACGAAATCACTCGAATCTCCATagcatgacgtgccttaggcaccaggtactccgatgtctgttCGGATGgagtattcgtattcagcaactccaaaaacctagGGGTATTCCGTTTGAATCAATGTAGTAcagaagaccctcgaaactccaggagcccctttcattaaccttggaaaccaggtgctccgagagtcggttctggtggcatatttgtgtttagcgacctcaaaaaactttccagtaattcatttgcatcaattaaatgcaaAAAACGATCGAAACTCTATAAAATGACGTCACTGGCAGTGACCTTGACCACCACGTCCCCCAGAGGTCAACTCCGATGGCacattcgtgtttagcgatcccaaaacccgtgagtaatctgtttatatcaatttaatgctgaatACCTTCGAGACTCTAGAaaatgacgtccgttgaaggtcaaagTCAAAGTAGAgatcgccattggatagccaggaaaaaaatCCTAGGCTACTAGTAGGTAgttttatttaatccaaacttctacatgttgccagataaccagtaactcagggaattggaatacccggtaaatcttataattttccgagtttgtgcctctatatcttgaaaatccttcatacgatcgagatgtgcccatgagaactttttatcaggatgcttcaaagggtattttcccaaagtgtgaactaaatccactgggacctaatttctataaggttataataataatttaataataatatttaccGTGCCTctgagagcacgttaagccgtcggtccccctgggctagtgtacatcagcactagttacttgaaacagggttaaagatgtaaatggcgccggaacaatccgaaaggatctccccggcaaaaatgccataagatattattattatccataaggtttgtgcggggtactttactTTAAAAATTCTCGCTTATAACTTATATCTAACTCAAATAAAAGTGCGGTTCGCTTAAATAGGGAATAGGTCCTGTTCTAGAAATGTCTACGtattgcgccgattcgaaactctttcATCGTGCATAATATGTGTAATATGTCTGCTATTTAATCTGAGAG includes the following:
- the LOC114337974 gene encoding probable chitinase 10, which encodes MFFVYLERVFVLSASNLIFVAVLIVDSTIAKIPAEAVRNEPCSRDGEYFPDTTNCQGFYECINGEKIHNVCPDPLLWNDHIPGCSITSDCSQVSRSTTAKPTPAPTEAPTTPTTAPTTTPTTLTTTPTTTPTTTPTTTPTTAGTTQPTIPPWLRCDTNGEYFPDTTNCQAFYECINNVKQHMICPDPLLWNVHLPGCTEESDCSQVSTSTTAAYCEDGDLTDDPANCNIFFICEGHRWIGPYNCPKDLYWSEKTKGCVQRQDSDCSVILFLFGAVCVYGANSSDCTPGNRWADPNDCSLFYECDSDGKLQHWPCPMGLFFNSTSNVCDEYENVECTCKPHQYWPYHGDCTRFFVCNGSKISVAQCPKDFFFDDQQNICDRHENVHCYSKLFHSIRAVRHF